In the genome of Oncorhynchus masou masou isolate Uvic2021 chromosome 26, UVic_Omas_1.1, whole genome shotgun sequence, one region contains:
- the LOC135515067 gene encoding bridge-like lipid transfer protein family member 3B isoform X3 — protein sequence MAGLIKKQILKHLSRFAKNLSPDKINLSTLKGEGQLTNLELDEEVLQSMLDLPTWLAINKVGCNKAAIRIPWTKLKTHPISLTLDKVVMEMSTCDEPRPPNGPSPIATASGQSEYGFAEKVVEGISLSINSIVVKISAKAFNASFELSQLQVYSVNTSWSLSDLRFTRIQDPHRGEILTFKEISWQMIRIEADAIQSAQNEMLSAPIRLITNQSKIRVTLKRRSKDCNVVASKLILILDDLLWVLTDSQLKAMVQYAKSLSEAMDKSAQQRKSMATEDQESSAPPSAQQVRSQQVSSGTAADQSATIANLFAAFDVCETSHHLQITHLDLHICDDIHAKDRVINKRITGGAMQLSFSHITLDYYPSHRAGESCLHWMQYSEATKAREGWARSLLEEFKSNVEMLKTAKRDRDGPANCHTSPQHGKISTSSTSILSSPQTPRAQLLSSSIVLRIADFSIYQVSTADQRRSSPKAMISCNKKSLYLPPEMPAIHVEFTEYYFPDGKDYPIPCPNLYVQLNALQLVLDPRSLVWCNLFTLDLRQSLEQFMELYKLNDEEQKPDEHIDIRVDGLMLKLVVPTDRDPSYPQDLPRSVSVQCSEMVATNTRHHPNCSRSHLEALLLSFQEQQFFSTSFSSFPRSSTSFPVIHPVFQRHAHEQDTMLHNVYKGLVSPSLGVDALKTPAATDLWAVHFAQFWVDYEGTRGGKGRPQPFVDAFPLTLWACQPVRHAQHQEWLMGGALRGQRTPLAAGLAKSEPVDTVGRLQRKKLLKEYYSTVTDATATEASLPPSNGIHKPLSLNNIPPPSSSSSKEADMHMLVHVQKHLSAQVSHRQYMFLMRLQRSIKALQHTLQQDLEGMGFKRDKAKTTSDPPPDHQPFSACVGILLKSAEIALLLKPVPQPEGPGSPLGSELSPSESRCTLETGSDGGEGGDRGTHVEGAGTKGSCTVDQLMCGVEGGITQGPAPLIPASAPNLKASFEERTGRSSSEELGEAILEARTGGEEPGTGVDCTAQQGESSGADPTLSDPLSTKDWNEKNPGARLPESMSRKGSLSVVSDRLSSSNTRSTSLYSISNIGRLMRERSQSSFSVSYKNMKKTPSLQSLDNLSIDSYLMEDGDTDTYSLLERDDVSISGFKDVVREQSATEIAKEAAAVAAMGTGEQDGAGSPDTVSATSQSIDEPTKDMVSVLVLKVQCVCGGMEVRGESTAVSLEVGCVRPTQLGNVSLRQYLSNRSLGGGLEANTDGITHLPEVRARLESGPCAAAHSPLAETNGFLQLRLHGYRASFLMSSLRNLAHFLEDDSTPQVLPMEISVRDTHIDLKDDGPRENPSDPDPTPITLHISNLLIHRTDDGAFSIGVENMSEAGPKKEVQLIDSGLSPVSESVVNSTPKATQTPSPPSPSTTPSNKEQLLIEENECLKLELSKAKMALAEAQMEKDSLLHRMKSLKVNNS from the exons acCCTGGACAAGGTGGTAATGGAGATGAGTACCTGTGATGAGCCCCGCCCTCCCAACGGCCCGTCTCCCATAGCAACAGCCTCGGGGCAAAG TGAGTATGGCTTTGCTGAGAAGGTGGTGGAGGGCATCTCTCTGTCCATCAACTCTATCGTGGTGAAGATCAGTGCCAAGGCGTTCAATGCCTCCTTTGAGTTGAGCCAGCTGCAGGTCTACTCTGTCAACACCAGCTGGAGCCTGTCGGACCTCCGCTTCACACGCATACAGGACCCACACAGAGGAGAG ATCCTGACGTTTAAGGAGATCAGCTGGCAGATGATCCGCATCGAGGCGGACGCCATCCAGAGTGCCCAGAACGAGATGCTGAGTGCCCCCATCCGCCTCATCACCAACCAGTCCAAGATCAGAGTCACCCTGAAGAGacgg TCCAAGGACTGTAACGTGGTGGCCTCTAAGCTGATCCTGATCCTAGATGACCTGCTGTGGGTGCTGACTGACTCCCAGCTCAAAGCCATGGTCCAGTACGCCAAGTCACTCAGCGAGGCCATGGACAAGTCTGCTCAGCAGAGGAAGAGCATGGCCACCGAGGACCAG GAGTCGTCGGCGCCCCCTTCAGCCCAGCAGGTGCGTAGCCAGCAGGTGTCGTCAGGCACAGCGGCTGACCAGAGCGCCACCATAGCTAATCTGTTCGCTGCCTTCGACGTGTGTGAGACCTCCCACCACCTGCAGATCACACACCTCGACCTGCACATCTGTGACGACATACACGCCAAGGACCGag tGATCAATAAGAGGATAACTGGTGGGGCCATGCagctctccttcagtcacattacCCTGGACTACTACCCCTCCCACAGAGCAG GTGAGAGTTGTCTCCACTGGATGCAGTACAGTGAGGCCACTAAGGCCAGGGAGGGCTGGGCCAGGAGTCTGCTGGAGGAGTTCAAGTCTAACGTGGAGATGTTGAAGACCGCCAAGAGAGACCGGGATGGCCCGGCCAACTGTCACACCTCACCACAGCACG GTAAGATCAGTACTAGTTCTACCAGTATCCTCAGTTCTCCCCAGACCCCCAGAGCGCAGCTCCTGTCCAGCTCCATTGTCCTCAGGATAGCTGACTTCAGCATCTACCAG gtgtcCACAGCAGACCAGCGTCGCTCCAGCCCTAAGGCCATGATCTCCTGTAATAAGAAGTCCCTGTACCTCCCTCCTGAGATGCCTGCCATCCACGTCGAGTTCACCGAATACTACTTCCCTGACGGAAAAGACTACCCCA TCCCTTGCCCCAACCTGTATGTGCAGCTGAATGCGCTGCAGCTGGTGCTGGACCCCAGGAGCCTGGTGTGGTGCAACCTGTTTACGCTGGACCTGAGGCAGAGCCTGGAACAGTTCATGGAGCTCTACAAGCTCAACGACGAGGAACAGAAGCCTGACGAGCACATCGACATCAGGGTGGACGGACTAATGCTGAAG tTGGTAGTGCCCACGGACAGGGACCCCTCCTATCCCCAGGACCTCCCCCGCTCCGTCTCTGTCCAATGCTCGGAGATGGTGGCCACCAACACCCGCCACCACCCCAACTGCTCCCGCTCCCACCTGgaagccctcctcctctcctttcaagAACAACAGTTCTTCTCCACCTCCTTTTcctccttccctcgctcctccacctccttcccgGTGATCCACCCCGTTTTCCAGCGCCACGCGCATGAGCAGGACACTATGTTGCACAATGTGTATAAAGGGTTGGTGTCGCCCTCGTTGGGCGTGGATGCCCTCAAAACGCCAGCTGCCACAGACTTGTGGGCGGTTCACTTTGCCCAGTTCTGGGTGGACTACGAGGGGACGCGCGGCGGGAAGGGGCGGCCCCAGCCCTTCGTTGACGCCTTCCCCCTCACTCTGTGGGCGTGCCAGCCGGTCAGACACGCCCAGCACCAGGAGTGGCTAATGGGCGGGGCTTTGAGAGGGCAGAGAACGCCCCTTGCTGCAGGCCTGGCCAAGAGCGAGCCTGTGGATACCGTTGGACGTCTGCAGAGGAAGAAGCTTTTGAAGGAGTACTATAGTACTGTTACGGACGCCACGGCAACAGAGGCCTCACTGCCACCTAGCAACGGGATTCACAAGCCACTGTCCCTGAACAACATCCCCCCACCATCCTCGTCTTCCAGTAAGGAGGCAGACATGCACATGTTAGTGCATGTACAGAAGCATTTGAGCGCACAG gtgagcCACAGGCAGTACATGTTCCTGATGCGGCTCCAGCGCAGCATCAAAGCCTTGCAGCACACCCTGCAACAGGACCTGGAGGGGATGGGCTTCAAACGAGACAAGGCAAAGACCACATCGGACCCCCCTCCAGACCACCAGCCCTTCAGTGCCTGTGTGGGGATTCTGCTCAAAAGTGCGGAGATAGCTCTCCTCTTGAAGCCGGTCCCCCAGCCCGAGGGTCCTGGTTCCCCCCTAGGTTCGGAGTTGTCCCCCTCGGAGAGTAGATGCACCTTGGAGACTGGGAGTgacggaggggaggggggagatagAGGAACCCACGTAGAGGGGGCTGGGACGAAGGGAAGCTGTACAGTGGACCAGCTTATGTGTGGGGTAGAGGGTGGGATAACGCAAGGCCCCGCCCCTCTCATCCCCGCCTCTGCCCCCAACCTGAAGGCGTCTTTTGAAGAAAGGACAGGGAGATCGAGTTCAGAGGAGTTGGGAGAGGCTATCCTGGAGGCCCGGACTGGGGGAGAGGAGCCGGGGACCGGAGTTGATTGTACAGCCCAGCAGGGTGAGTCCTCCGGGGCAGACCCCACTCTCTCAGACCCCCTCTCCACCAAAGACTGGAACGAGAAGAACCCTGGGGCCAGATTGCCTGAGTCTATGTCCAG GAAAGGCAGTCTGTCAGTGGTTTCTGACCGGCTCAGCTCCTCAAACACCCGGTCCACCTCCCTTTATTCTATTTCCAACAT TGGGCGTCTGATGAGGGAGCGTTCCCAGTCCAGTTTCTCAGTGTCCTATAAGAACATGAAGAAGACTCCGTCTCTGCAGTCCTTGGACAACCTCTCCATAGACAGCTACCTGATGgaggacggagacacagacacatacagccTGCTGGAGAGGG ACGACGTGTCCATCTCAGGCTTTAAGGATGTGGTGAGGGAGCAGAGTGCCACAGAAATTGCCAAGGAGGCAGCAGCAGTAGCGGCCATGGGCACAGGGGAGCAGGACGGTGCTGGTTCACCAGATACTGTCAGTGCCACCTCCCAGAGCATCGACGAACCTACCAAAGACATG gtgtcgGTGCTTGTGCTGaaggtgcagtgtgtgtgtggggggatggaaGTGCGAGGGGAGAGCACGGCTGTGTCTCTGGAGGTGGGCTGCGTCAGACCCACACAGCTGGGAAACGTCAGCCTCCGACAATACCTCAGCAACCGCAGCCTTG GTGGTGGTCTGGAGGCCAATACAGACGGGATCACCCATCTCCCGGAGGTCAGGGCTCGGCTGGAGAGCGGGCCCTGTGCCGCTGCCCACTCCCCCCTGGCTGAGACCAACGGTTTCCTCCAGCTGCGTCTCCACGGCTACCGGGCCAGCTTCCTCATGTCGTCGCTAAGGAACCTGGCTCACTTCCTGGAGGATGACTCCACCCCCCAGGTCCTCCCGATGGAGATCAGCGTCAGGGACACACACATCGACCTGAAG GATGATGGTCCCCGTGAGAACCCATCTGACCCTGATCCCACCCCCATCACCCTGCACATCTCCAACCTGCTCATCCACAGGACCGACGATGGAGCCTTCTCTATAgggg TGGAAAATATGTCTGAGGCGGGGCCTAAGAAAGAAGTCCAATTGATTGACAGCggtctgtctccagtctctgaGAGTGTGGTCAACAGCACTCCCAAGGCCACACAgacccccagccctcctagccCTAGCACAACCCCCTCCAACAAAGAACAG CTGCTGATAGAGGAGAATGAGTGTTTGAAACTGGAACTCTCCAAAGCCAAGATGGCTCTAGCTGAAGCCCAAATGGAGAAGGACTCCCTGTTGCACCGCATGAAGAGTCTCAAAGTGAACAACAGCTAG
- the LOC135515067 gene encoding bridge-like lipid transfer protein family member 3B isoform X4, translated as MAGLIKKQILKHLSRFAKNLSPDKINLSTLKGEGQLTNLELDEEVLQSMLDLPTWLAINKVGCNKAAIRIPWTKLKTHPISLTLDKVVMEMSTCDEPRPPNGPSPIATASGQSEYGFAEKVVEGISLSINSIVVKISAKAFNASFELSQLQVYSVNTSWSLSDLRFTRIQDPHRGEILTFKEISWQMIRIEADAIQSAQNEMLSAPIRLITNQSKIRVTLKRRSKDCNVVASKLILILDDLLWVLTDSQLKAMVQYAKSLSEAMDKSAQQRKSMATEDQESSAPPSAQQVRSQQVSSGTAADQSATIANLFAAFDVCETSHHLQITHLDLHICDDIHAKDRVINKRITGGAMQLSFSHITLDYYPSHRAGESCLHWMQYSEATKAREGWARSLLEEFKSNVEMLKTAKRDRDGPANCHTSPQHGKISTSSTSILSSPQTPRAQLLSSSIVLRIADFSIYQVSTADQRRSSPKAMISCNKKSLYLPPEMPAIHVEFTEYYFPDGKDYPIPCPNLYVQLNALQLVLDPRSLVWCNLFTLDLRQSLEQFMELYKLNDEEQKPDEHIDIRVDGLMLKLVVPTDRDPSYPQDLPRSVSVQCSEMVATNTRHHPNCSRSHLEALLLSFQEQQFFSTSFSSFPRSSTSFPVIHPVFQRHAHEQDTMLHNVYKGLVSPSLGVDALKTPAATDLWAVHFAQFWVDYEGTRGGKGRPQPFVDAFPLTLWACQPVRHAQHQEWLMGGALRGQRTPLAAGLAKSEPVDTVGRLQRKKLLKEYYSTVTDATATEASLPPSNGIHKPLSLNNIPPPSSSSSKEADMHMLVHVQKHLSAQVSHRQYMFLMRLQRSIKALQHTLQQDLEGMGFKRDKAKTTSDPPPDHQPFSACVGILLKSAEIALLLKPVPQPEGPGSPLGSELSPSESRCTLETGSDGGEGGDRGTHVEGAGTKGSCTVDQLMCGVEGGITQGPAPLIPASAPNLKASFEERTGRSSSEELGEAILEARTGGEEPGTGVDCTAQQGESSGADPTLSDPLSTKDWNEKNPGARLPESMSSGRLMRERSQSSFSVSYKNMKKTPSLQSLDNLSIDSYLMEDGDTDTYSLLERDDVSISGFKDVVREQSATEIAKEAAAVAAMGTGEQDGAGSPDTVSATSQSIDEPTKDMVSVLVLKVQCVCGGMEVRGESTAVSLEVGCVRPTQLGNVSLRQYLSNRSLGMVPTAQGSTIVPPAPGSEGGGLEANTDGITHLPEVRARLESGPCAAAHSPLAETNGFLQLRLHGYRASFLMSSLRNLAHFLEDDSTPQVLPMEISVRDTHIDLKDDGPRENPSDPDPTPITLHISNLLIHRTDDGAFSIGVENMSEAGPKKEVQLIDSGLSPVSESVVNSTPKATQTPSPPSPSTTPSNKEQLLIEENECLKLELSKAKMALAEAQMEKDSLLHRMKSLKVNNS; from the exons acCCTGGACAAGGTGGTAATGGAGATGAGTACCTGTGATGAGCCCCGCCCTCCCAACGGCCCGTCTCCCATAGCAACAGCCTCGGGGCAAAG TGAGTATGGCTTTGCTGAGAAGGTGGTGGAGGGCATCTCTCTGTCCATCAACTCTATCGTGGTGAAGATCAGTGCCAAGGCGTTCAATGCCTCCTTTGAGTTGAGCCAGCTGCAGGTCTACTCTGTCAACACCAGCTGGAGCCTGTCGGACCTCCGCTTCACACGCATACAGGACCCACACAGAGGAGAG ATCCTGACGTTTAAGGAGATCAGCTGGCAGATGATCCGCATCGAGGCGGACGCCATCCAGAGTGCCCAGAACGAGATGCTGAGTGCCCCCATCCGCCTCATCACCAACCAGTCCAAGATCAGAGTCACCCTGAAGAGacgg TCCAAGGACTGTAACGTGGTGGCCTCTAAGCTGATCCTGATCCTAGATGACCTGCTGTGGGTGCTGACTGACTCCCAGCTCAAAGCCATGGTCCAGTACGCCAAGTCACTCAGCGAGGCCATGGACAAGTCTGCTCAGCAGAGGAAGAGCATGGCCACCGAGGACCAG GAGTCGTCGGCGCCCCCTTCAGCCCAGCAGGTGCGTAGCCAGCAGGTGTCGTCAGGCACAGCGGCTGACCAGAGCGCCACCATAGCTAATCTGTTCGCTGCCTTCGACGTGTGTGAGACCTCCCACCACCTGCAGATCACACACCTCGACCTGCACATCTGTGACGACATACACGCCAAGGACCGag tGATCAATAAGAGGATAACTGGTGGGGCCATGCagctctccttcagtcacattacCCTGGACTACTACCCCTCCCACAGAGCAG GTGAGAGTTGTCTCCACTGGATGCAGTACAGTGAGGCCACTAAGGCCAGGGAGGGCTGGGCCAGGAGTCTGCTGGAGGAGTTCAAGTCTAACGTGGAGATGTTGAAGACCGCCAAGAGAGACCGGGATGGCCCGGCCAACTGTCACACCTCACCACAGCACG GTAAGATCAGTACTAGTTCTACCAGTATCCTCAGTTCTCCCCAGACCCCCAGAGCGCAGCTCCTGTCCAGCTCCATTGTCCTCAGGATAGCTGACTTCAGCATCTACCAG gtgtcCACAGCAGACCAGCGTCGCTCCAGCCCTAAGGCCATGATCTCCTGTAATAAGAAGTCCCTGTACCTCCCTCCTGAGATGCCTGCCATCCACGTCGAGTTCACCGAATACTACTTCCCTGACGGAAAAGACTACCCCA TCCCTTGCCCCAACCTGTATGTGCAGCTGAATGCGCTGCAGCTGGTGCTGGACCCCAGGAGCCTGGTGTGGTGCAACCTGTTTACGCTGGACCTGAGGCAGAGCCTGGAACAGTTCATGGAGCTCTACAAGCTCAACGACGAGGAACAGAAGCCTGACGAGCACATCGACATCAGGGTGGACGGACTAATGCTGAAG tTGGTAGTGCCCACGGACAGGGACCCCTCCTATCCCCAGGACCTCCCCCGCTCCGTCTCTGTCCAATGCTCGGAGATGGTGGCCACCAACACCCGCCACCACCCCAACTGCTCCCGCTCCCACCTGgaagccctcctcctctcctttcaagAACAACAGTTCTTCTCCACCTCCTTTTcctccttccctcgctcctccacctccttcccgGTGATCCACCCCGTTTTCCAGCGCCACGCGCATGAGCAGGACACTATGTTGCACAATGTGTATAAAGGGTTGGTGTCGCCCTCGTTGGGCGTGGATGCCCTCAAAACGCCAGCTGCCACAGACTTGTGGGCGGTTCACTTTGCCCAGTTCTGGGTGGACTACGAGGGGACGCGCGGCGGGAAGGGGCGGCCCCAGCCCTTCGTTGACGCCTTCCCCCTCACTCTGTGGGCGTGCCAGCCGGTCAGACACGCCCAGCACCAGGAGTGGCTAATGGGCGGGGCTTTGAGAGGGCAGAGAACGCCCCTTGCTGCAGGCCTGGCCAAGAGCGAGCCTGTGGATACCGTTGGACGTCTGCAGAGGAAGAAGCTTTTGAAGGAGTACTATAGTACTGTTACGGACGCCACGGCAACAGAGGCCTCACTGCCACCTAGCAACGGGATTCACAAGCCACTGTCCCTGAACAACATCCCCCCACCATCCTCGTCTTCCAGTAAGGAGGCAGACATGCACATGTTAGTGCATGTACAGAAGCATTTGAGCGCACAG gtgagcCACAGGCAGTACATGTTCCTGATGCGGCTCCAGCGCAGCATCAAAGCCTTGCAGCACACCCTGCAACAGGACCTGGAGGGGATGGGCTTCAAACGAGACAAGGCAAAGACCACATCGGACCCCCCTCCAGACCACCAGCCCTTCAGTGCCTGTGTGGGGATTCTGCTCAAAAGTGCGGAGATAGCTCTCCTCTTGAAGCCGGTCCCCCAGCCCGAGGGTCCTGGTTCCCCCCTAGGTTCGGAGTTGTCCCCCTCGGAGAGTAGATGCACCTTGGAGACTGGGAGTgacggaggggaggggggagatagAGGAACCCACGTAGAGGGGGCTGGGACGAAGGGAAGCTGTACAGTGGACCAGCTTATGTGTGGGGTAGAGGGTGGGATAACGCAAGGCCCCGCCCCTCTCATCCCCGCCTCTGCCCCCAACCTGAAGGCGTCTTTTGAAGAAAGGACAGGGAGATCGAGTTCAGAGGAGTTGGGAGAGGCTATCCTGGAGGCCCGGACTGGGGGAGAGGAGCCGGGGACCGGAGTTGATTGTACAGCCCAGCAGGGTGAGTCCTCCGGGGCAGACCCCACTCTCTCAGACCCCCTCTCCACCAAAGACTGGAACGAGAAGAACCCTGGGGCCAGATTGCCTGAGTCTATGTCCAG TGGGCGTCTGATGAGGGAGCGTTCCCAGTCCAGTTTCTCAGTGTCCTATAAGAACATGAAGAAGACTCCGTCTCTGCAGTCCTTGGACAACCTCTCCATAGACAGCTACCTGATGgaggacggagacacagacacatacagccTGCTGGAGAGGG ACGACGTGTCCATCTCAGGCTTTAAGGATGTGGTGAGGGAGCAGAGTGCCACAGAAATTGCCAAGGAGGCAGCAGCAGTAGCGGCCATGGGCACAGGGGAGCAGGACGGTGCTGGTTCACCAGATACTGTCAGTGCCACCTCCCAGAGCATCGACGAACCTACCAAAGACATG gtgtcgGTGCTTGTGCTGaaggtgcagtgtgtgtgtggggggatggaaGTGCGAGGGGAGAGCACGGCTGTGTCTCTGGAGGTGGGCTGCGTCAGACCCACACAGCTGGGAAACGTCAGCCTCCGACAATACCTCAGCAACCGCAGCCTTG GTATGGTACCCACTGCTCAGGGCAGCACTATTGTACCCCCTGCCCCAGGCAGcgaag GTGGTGGTCTGGAGGCCAATACAGACGGGATCACCCATCTCCCGGAGGTCAGGGCTCGGCTGGAGAGCGGGCCCTGTGCCGCTGCCCACTCCCCCCTGGCTGAGACCAACGGTTTCCTCCAGCTGCGTCTCCACGGCTACCGGGCCAGCTTCCTCATGTCGTCGCTAAGGAACCTGGCTCACTTCCTGGAGGATGACTCCACCCCCCAGGTCCTCCCGATGGAGATCAGCGTCAGGGACACACACATCGACCTGAAG GATGATGGTCCCCGTGAGAACCCATCTGACCCTGATCCCACCCCCATCACCCTGCACATCTCCAACCTGCTCATCCACAGGACCGACGATGGAGCCTTCTCTATAgggg TGGAAAATATGTCTGAGGCGGGGCCTAAGAAAGAAGTCCAATTGATTGACAGCggtctgtctccagtctctgaGAGTGTGGTCAACAGCACTCCCAAGGCCACACAgacccccagccctcctagccCTAGCACAACCCCCTCCAACAAAGAACAG CTGCTGATAGAGGAGAATGAGTGTTTGAAACTGGAACTCTCCAAAGCCAAGATGGCTCTAGCTGAAGCCCAAATGGAGAAGGACTCCCTGTTGCACCGCATGAAGAGTCTCAAAGTGAACAACAGCTAG